The Flavobacterium piscisymbiosum genome includes a region encoding these proteins:
- a CDS encoding DUF4349 domain-containing protein: MLYGYVAADPASRNDYSDNFFGSIDNLRKNYASEKIAIKGDIQAAPNMASSQKFEKTASIKAKTSEFDKDENLIKSKTKSYNAIIQYEQNLGQKGNRQIHLLIGINPAKFENFYLELQKIGMLKDTEITKVDKTNEYRQLNAKKISIEKMLQSLIELKSKGGQIADFISLNDKILEVEEQLQGLGVELGNFNTENEFCTVRFSMYEGATEKSISFIHRTKVALEWTIKYFAIIAITSLFILIAIFVLLSIIDKLKIIAAVNNKLNQ, encoded by the coding sequence ATGCTTTACGGTTATGTCGCAGCAGATCCGGCTTCTCGCAATGATTACAGCGATAATTTTTTTGGAAGTATTGATAATCTGCGAAAAAATTATGCCTCAGAAAAAATCGCAATCAAAGGAGATATTCAGGCTGCACCAAATATGGCATCGAGTCAGAAATTTGAAAAGACAGCTTCAATCAAAGCAAAAACATCTGAATTTGATAAAGATGAGAATCTCATTAAATCAAAAACAAAATCATACAATGCTATTATTCAATATGAACAAAATCTGGGACAAAAAGGCAATAGACAGATTCATTTACTCATTGGAATAAATCCTGCAAAATTCGAAAATTTCTATCTTGAACTTCAAAAAATTGGAATGCTGAAGGACACAGAAATCACAAAAGTTGACAAAACAAACGAATACCGTCAACTGAATGCTAAAAAGATTTCGATCGAAAAAATGCTTCAATCGCTTATTGAACTAAAGTCTAAAGGAGGCCAAATTGCAGATTTTATTTCCCTGAATGATAAAATTTTAGAAGTTGAAGAGCAATTGCAGGGATTAGGAGTTGAACTTGGAAATTTTAATACCGAAAATGAATTCTGCACCGTAAGATTTTCGATGTACGAAGGAGCGACAGAAAAAAGTATAAGCTTTATTCACAGAACAAAAGTTGCCCTTGAATGGACTATAAAATATTTTGCAATCATTGCAATTACTTCGCTTTTCATCTTAATAGCGATCTTTGTTTTACTTTCGATAATTGATAAACTAAAAATTATAGCCGCAGTAAATAATAAACTGAATCAATAA
- a CDS encoding HD domain-containing protein: MNNSELINKTIAFVKEKLNDAEGGHDWFHIERVYKNALLIAKDTHCDLTVVQLGALLHDIADSKFHNGDETIGPKTARLFLESENVSEEIIQHVVKIIENISYKGGNFEKSFSSIELDIVQDADRLDAIGAIGVARAFNYGGFKNRTLHDPEIAPITNMTKEEYKKNNAPTINHFYEKLLLLKDKMNTETGKQIAAERHRFMELFLAQFYAEWEGIK, encoded by the coding sequence ATGAATAATTCTGAACTGATAAACAAAACAATTGCTTTCGTAAAAGAAAAACTAAACGATGCCGAAGGCGGACACGATTGGTTTCATATAGAACGCGTTTATAAAAATGCGCTCTTAATTGCAAAAGATACCCATTGTGATCTTACGGTTGTACAGTTGGGAGCTTTGCTTCACGATATTGCCGACAGTAAATTTCATAACGGAGATGAAACGATAGGCCCAAAAACAGCCCGTTTATTTTTAGAATCAGAAAATGTTTCAGAAGAGATTATTCAGCATGTTGTAAAAATCATCGAAAACATCTCATATAAGGGCGGAAATTTCGAAAAGAGTTTCTCGTCTATAGAATTGGATATCGTTCAGGATGCGGATCGTTTAGATGCAATAGGAGCGATTGGAGTGGCAAGAGCGTTCAATTATGGCGGATTCAAAAACAGAACCCTCCACGATCCTGAAATTGCGCCAATAACCAATATGACAAAAGAGGAATACAAAAAGAATAATGCACCAACGATAAATCATTTTTACGAAAAGCTTTTACTCTTAAAAGATAAAATGAATACCGAAACCGGAAAACAAATCGCTGCCGAAAGACATCGTTTTATGGAATTGTTTCTTGCTCAGTTCTACGCAGAGTGGGAAGGGATTAAGTAA
- a CDS encoding acyl-ACP desaturase: MSIKNIRLEVMQFLEKNVDSFVEQYLIPVEKIWQPSDFLPNSEGDNFFEEVKELREIAKELPYDFWVTLVGDTITEEALPTYESWLMDVEGINQIENGGNGWSKWIRQWTGEENRHGDLLNKYLYLSGRVNMREIEMTTQHLINDGFDIGTGSDPYKNFVYTSFQELATYVSHNRVAQMAKKFGDNKLSKMCKMIAGDEMRHHHAYSEFVTRIFAVDPSEMMLAFQYMMKQKIVMPAHFLRESGQKISSAFEQFSDSAQRIGVYTASDYVDIMQKLMDKWEIDKMTGLTDEAEKARDYLMKLPARMARISERLVIPQESHIFKWVEPARL, encoded by the coding sequence ATGTCTATAAAAAACATTAGATTAGAAGTAATGCAGTTTTTGGAAAAAAACGTGGATAGCTTCGTTGAACAGTATTTAATTCCAGTGGAAAAAATTTGGCAGCCGTCAGACTTTTTGCCTAATTCTGAAGGAGATAATTTCTTTGAGGAGGTAAAAGAGTTACGTGAAATTGCCAAAGAATTACCATATGATTTCTGGGTTACGCTTGTAGGTGATACCATCACCGAAGAGGCTTTGCCAACATACGAATCATGGTTAATGGATGTAGAAGGTATAAATCAGATAGAAAATGGTGGAAACGGCTGGTCGAAATGGATTCGTCAATGGACCGGAGAAGAAAACCGCCACGGTGATTTACTGAATAAATACTTGTATTTGTCTGGTCGTGTAAATATGCGTGAAATCGAAATGACAACACAGCACTTAATCAACGACGGTTTTGATATTGGAACTGGATCTGACCCATACAAAAACTTTGTATACACAAGTTTCCAGGAATTAGCAACATATGTATCACACAATAGAGTAGCGCAAATGGCTAAAAAATTTGGTGATAACAAGTTGTCTAAAATGTGTAAAATGATTGCTGGTGACGAAATGCGTCATCACCATGCGTATAGCGAATTTGTTACAAGAATTTTTGCAGTAGATCCTAGCGAAATGATGTTGGCGTTTCAATACATGATGAAGCAAAAAATCGTTATGCCGGCACACTTTTTAAGAGAATCTGGCCAAAAGATCAGCTCTGCTTTCGAACAATTTTCTGATTCAGCACAACGTATTGGGGTGTATACCGCAAGCGATTATGTAGATATCATGCAGAAATTAATGGATAAGTGGGAAATTGATAAAATGACCGGTTTAACAGACGAAGCCGAAAAAGCACGTGATTACCTGATGAAATTACCGGCGCGTATGGCAAGAATCTCAGAAAGATTAGTAATTCCGCAAGAATCACACATCTTTAAATGGGTAGAACCAGCGAGATTGTAA
- a CDS encoding lysophospholipid acyltransferase family protein encodes MQKIISYPISAVYYIVFSLCLLVFHPIQWICLNVFGYQAHKKSVDYLNFCLLRCTNLVGTTYKIENRETIPMGVPIIFVSNHQSMYDIIAMIWYFRRFHCKFVSKKELGSGIPSVSYNLKHGGSVLIDRKDPKQAIPAIKGLSEYIEKYKRSAVIFPEGTRSKTGKPKEFAQNGVKILCKYAPSAYVVPVSINNSWKMVKFGFFPVGLGNRLTFTVHKALAVKDYNFADLMEMTEKAVVEGVNEYK; translated from the coding sequence ATGCAAAAAATAATTTCCTATCCAATATCAGCAGTATACTATATCGTTTTTAGTTTGTGTTTGCTTGTATTTCATCCAATACAATGGATTTGCCTAAATGTTTTTGGCTATCAGGCTCATAAAAAAAGTGTTGATTATTTGAATTTTTGCCTTCTAAGATGCACTAATCTTGTGGGAACAACTTATAAAATCGAAAATAGAGAAACTATCCCAATGGGAGTGCCTATTATTTTTGTTTCTAACCATCAAAGTATGTACGATATCATTGCAATGATTTGGTACTTTAGACGTTTTCATTGTAAATTTGTAAGCAAGAAAGAGTTAGGTAGCGGAATCCCGAGTGTGTCTTATAATTTAAAGCATGGAGGATCTGTGCTAATTGATCGTAAAGACCCTAAACAAGCTATTCCGGCTATTAAAGGTTTGTCTGAATATATTGAAAAATACAAGAGATCTGCTGTGATTTTTCCTGAAGGAACAAGAAGTAAAACGGGAAAACCTAAAGAATTTGCACAAAATGGAGTGAAAATTCTATGCAAATACGCACCTTCTGCGTATGTAGTACCAGTGAGTATCAACAATTCATGGAAAATGGTAAAATTTGGGTTTTTCCCTGTAGGTTTAGGAAATCGCCTTACCTTTACCGTTCATAAGGCTTTGGCTGTAAAAGACTATAATTTTGCCGATTTAATGGAGATGACAGAGAAGGCAGTTGTAGAAGGAGTAAACGAGTATAAATAG
- the rnpA gene encoding ribonuclease P protein component gives MNFTYPKNERLKSKTTIGLLFSEGKSVSKYPLRLVYRQAEVDVEEKIKMGVSVSKKYFKRAVDRNYFKRVLRETYRLNKHLLLDNIQEPYSVMFFYQTKDKLSYEEINTKTIQLFEKFLLQVNKTSDSEDKTDL, from the coding sequence ATGAATTTTACTTACCCTAAAAACGAACGCTTAAAAAGCAAAACGACAATTGGCTTACTGTTTTCCGAAGGAAAATCGGTTTCTAAATATCCGTTGCGTTTGGTTTACCGTCAAGCGGAAGTTGATGTAGAAGAAAAAATTAAAATGGGTGTTTCTGTTTCTAAGAAATATTTTAAGAGAGCCGTTGATCGTAATTACTTCAAACGTGTTTTAAGAGAAACGTACCGATTGAATAAACATTTACTTTTAGATAATATTCAGGAACCTTATTCCGTAATGTTTTTTTATCAGACAAAAGACAAATTATCTTACGAAGAAATCAATACCAAAACGATTCAGTTGTTCGAGAAATTCCTTCTGCAAGTAAACAAAACCAGTGATTCTGAAGATAAAACTGATTTGTAA
- a CDS encoding DUF4349 domain-containing protein: protein MKYFFLLFFVLLSFSGCSKHEAPMEEMAVSAIKLPPKNESAASTDLTDDMADPASPQIPQKIIKEASLRFETNDLQDTFNQIQTAIAANKASIQNDSEGKDYNNVYRNLTVRVPSQNFDSFINAISKGVSYFERKDITSQNVTEEYIDLTTRLKTKRKLEERYLQILQKATKISEILEIEKQISAIREEIEAKEGQLKYLENRVSESTVTIEFYKTIAQKEGVKTSYGSKIWTAIQSGFFSLSEFLISIISLWPFIILFCIFAYFIRKRFKRKKT, encoded by the coding sequence ATGAAATATTTTTTCCTTTTATTCTTTGTGCTTTTGAGCTTTTCAGGTTGTAGCAAACACGAAGCACCAATGGAAGAGATGGCAGTTAGTGCCATTAAGCTTCCACCAAAAAATGAATCGGCAGCCAGTACAGATCTAACAGATGACATGGCCGACCCTGCTTCTCCTCAAATTCCTCAAAAAATTATTAAAGAAGCTTCTCTCAGATTTGAAACCAATGATCTGCAAGATACTTTCAATCAAATTCAAACTGCAATTGCAGCGAATAAGGCCAGCATACAAAATGATTCTGAAGGAAAAGATTACAACAATGTTTATAGAAATTTAACTGTTCGCGTTCCCAGTCAAAATTTTGATTCTTTTATAAATGCTATTTCAAAAGGGGTTTCTTATTTTGAAAGAAAAGATATTACTTCGCAAAATGTAACCGAAGAATATATTGACTTAACGACAAGACTAAAAACGAAACGAAAACTTGAAGAACGTTATCTTCAAATCCTTCAAAAAGCAACTAAAATAAGTGAAATTCTGGAAATTGAAAAACAGATTTCAGCCATTCGCGAAGAAATTGAGGCTAAGGAAGGGCAATTGAAATATTTAGAAAACCGCGTTTCTGAAAGTACTGTTACCATTGAATTTTATAAAACCATTGCTCAAAAAGAAGGTGTTAAAACTTCGTACGGTTCTAAGATCTGGACAGCGATTCAATCCGGATTTTTTAGCCTTTCAGAATTTTTAATATCCATTATTAGTCTTTGGCCGTTTATTATATTATTTTGCATATTCGCCTATTTTATTAGAAAAAGATTTAAAAGAAAAAAAACATAA
- a CDS encoding S41 family peptidase, with the protein MYPYFKKKFIIPTVAAGFLFIGTSFKDDFFEIAKQIEIFTTLFKAVNTNYVDETNPGDLMDKAIKSMLGSLDPYTVYFNEQDVVNFKINNTGEYTGIGALISRKKDRLIVREPYKNYPADKAGLKAGDEIIQIGDVLIADFKDDASQLLKGTKNTKIQIKYLRQGKTFTTELILDEVDIKSVPFYGKIDAKTGYIVLAHFSRKASNEVKEALEKLKADGATQIVLDLRGNPGGLLNEAIDICNLFVPKNEVIVTTKSRIEKHNNTYKTTKEPIDTEIPLAILVNGRSASASEIVSGALQDLDRAVILGSRSFGKGLVQRSVDLTYGTQLKVTISRYYTPSGRCIQALDYAHKDKNGVAQKTDAKNFNAFKTRKGRTVYDGGGVLPDIELDEAKMSPITTALLKNDGIFDYATTYYYKNPNLGDKIPTVSDADYSGFKQYLKANKISFDTETEVALKNTLAAAKNEKIDETIAPEYQQLLVALEKSETTLLDKNQKEIRNLIQEELIKRYQYQEGLYQYYIKNNSEIKKAVNVLNNQTEYKTILKM; encoded by the coding sequence ATGTATCCTTATTTCAAAAAGAAATTTATCATACCCACTGTTGCGGCAGGATTTTTATTTATTGGAACCAGTTTCAAAGACGACTTTTTTGAGATTGCCAAACAAATCGAAATCTTCACGACATTGTTTAAAGCTGTTAACACGAATTATGTCGACGAAACCAACCCAGGCGATTTGATGGATAAAGCCATTAAAAGCATGTTGGGAAGTTTAGATCCTTATACGGTTTACTTTAACGAACAGGATGTTGTAAACTTCAAGATAAATAATACCGGAGAATATACCGGAATTGGTGCTTTGATCTCCAGAAAAAAAGATCGCTTAATTGTGCGTGAACCTTATAAAAATTATCCTGCTGATAAAGCCGGACTAAAAGCTGGTGACGAGATTATACAAATTGGCGATGTTTTGATTGCTGATTTTAAAGATGATGCTTCACAATTATTGAAAGGAACAAAAAACACCAAAATCCAGATCAAATACCTTCGTCAGGGAAAAACCTTTACAACGGAGTTAATTTTGGATGAAGTTGATATTAAATCGGTTCCGTTTTACGGAAAAATTGATGCTAAAACCGGTTATATCGTTTTGGCACACTTTAGCCGTAAGGCATCAAATGAAGTAAAAGAAGCCTTGGAAAAACTTAAAGCAGATGGCGCTACGCAAATTGTTCTTGATTTAAGAGGAAATCCTGGTGGTTTGCTTAACGAAGCTATTGACATTTGTAATTTATTTGTTCCAAAGAATGAAGTAATTGTAACTACAAAATCAAGAATCGAAAAACACAATAATACTTATAAAACAACGAAAGAGCCTATAGATACAGAAATTCCGTTAGCGATTTTAGTAAACGGAAGAAGTGCTTCTGCCTCTGAAATTGTTTCAGGTGCTTTGCAGGATTTAGATCGCGCCGTGATTTTAGGAAGCCGTAGTTTTGGTAAAGGTTTAGTGCAACGTTCTGTCGATTTGACTTACGGAACACAGCTTAAAGTAACTATTTCCCGTTATTATACGCCTTCTGGCCGTTGTATTCAGGCATTGGATTATGCTCACAAAGACAAAAATGGTGTTGCACAAAAAACCGATGCTAAAAACTTTAACGCTTTTAAAACCAGAAAAGGAAGAACGGTTTATGACGGTGGTGGAGTTTTGCCAGATATCGAATTAGACGAAGCTAAAATGAGTCCGATTACGACTGCCTTATTAAAAAATGATGGGATTTTTGATTACGCTACAACCTATTACTACAAGAATCCAAATCTTGGAGATAAAATCCCAACAGTTTCTGATGCTGATTATTCAGGCTTTAAACAATACCTGAAAGCGAATAAAATTAGTTTTGATACGGAAACAGAAGTGGCATTAAAGAATACTTTGGCTGCAGCCAAAAATGAAAAAATCGACGAAACTATCGCTCCCGAATATCAGCAATTACTAGTCGCTCTTGAAAAAAGCGAAACGACTTTGTTAGATAAAAATCAAAAAGAGATTAGAAACCTGATTCAGGAGGAATTAATTAAGAGATATCAATATCAGGAAGGTTTGTACCAATATTATATCAAAAACAATTCGGAAATTAAGAAAGCAGTGAATGTTTTAAACAATCAAACGGAGTACAAAACGATTTTGAAAATGTAA
- a CDS encoding S41 family peptidase, which produces MNKIKWVLVFCICSFLGFSQNNSDNKPIENLSSLAKVWGFLKYYHPNVAKGDFNWDEQLIQMIPKVEKAKNKEELSAIYLEWITNLGLVKECKSCSGISKKEYFDKNFDLSWINNSAAFTTELSHKLKFIEANRFQGENYYVTKTSGGNIKVRNEIIYGDFEYPDQNHRLLSLFRYWNTIEYFFPYKYLTDQNWDSVLIEMISKYRYANDALEYQLLMQETVVKLDDTHASFFSDKNFDFFGRKYIPAFINVIENKAVVVGFYNDSLAKLNDIKKGDIIEEVNGKNALEIMLERKKFVNGSNNNTKAKNYDYLMFNGSTDSVKVKIRRDNLVFVKNIKRYSGIDFQPKILINKEKFNIDENNIGYINLDNLEMKDQDIIMQKVNKTKGLIIDLRNYPDFKAYLIARRLIKEDKEYARLIEPDLTYPGRFNFKKTKILDPIKKEYYAGKVVVLVNEQTQSMAEYSTMFLQAGDNVVTIGSQTAGADGDISRIEFLTFKSAISGLGVFYPDGTPTQRVGVKVDILVRPTIKGIQEGRDEVLEKAKEYLAK; this is translated from the coding sequence ATGAACAAAATAAAGTGGGTTTTGGTTTTTTGTATTTGTAGTTTTTTAGGTTTTAGTCAAAACAATTCAGACAATAAACCAATTGAGAATTTGTCGAGTCTTGCAAAAGTTTGGGGATTTCTAAAATACTATCATCCTAATGTGGCAAAGGGAGATTTTAATTGGGATGAACAATTGATTCAAATGATTCCTAAAGTCGAAAAAGCAAAAAACAAAGAAGAATTGTCTGCAATTTATCTGGAATGGATTACCAATTTAGGTCTTGTTAAAGAATGTAAATCATGCAGCGGAATTTCTAAAAAAGAGTATTTTGATAAAAATTTTGATCTTTCGTGGATAAATAATTCAGCTGCTTTTACCACTGAACTTTCTCATAAATTGAAATTTATTGAAGCAAATAGGTTTCAGGGAGAAAATTACTATGTTACCAAAACTTCGGGAGGAAATATTAAAGTGAGAAATGAAATTATTTATGGTGATTTTGAGTATCCCGATCAAAACCATAGATTATTGAGTTTGTTTCGATATTGGAACACCATTGAATATTTCTTTCCATACAAATATCTAACAGATCAAAATTGGGATTCTGTTTTAATCGAAATGATTTCGAAGTATAGATACGCAAATGATGCATTAGAATATCAGTTACTCATGCAGGAAACTGTAGTTAAACTCGATGATACTCATGCAAGCTTTTTTTCGGATAAAAATTTTGATTTTTTTGGACGAAAATATATTCCTGCATTCATTAATGTAATTGAGAATAAAGCTGTTGTTGTGGGATTCTACAATGATTCTTTGGCAAAATTAAATGATATCAAAAAAGGCGATATTATTGAAGAAGTCAACGGTAAAAATGCTTTGGAAATAATGTTAGAAAGAAAGAAATTCGTAAATGGTTCAAATAACAATACCAAAGCCAAAAATTACGATTATCTGATGTTTAATGGTTCGACAGATTCTGTAAAAGTTAAAATTAGAAGAGATAATCTTGTCTTCGTTAAAAACATAAAACGGTATTCTGGAATTGATTTTCAACCTAAAATATTGATCAACAAGGAAAAATTTAATATAGATGAAAATAATATTGGCTATATTAATTTGGATAATTTAGAAATGAAGGATCAGGATATAATAATGCAAAAGGTAAATAAAACCAAAGGCTTAATTATTGATCTTAGAAATTATCCTGATTTTAAAGCTTACTTAATCGCCAGAAGATTAATTAAGGAGGATAAAGAATATGCCAGGCTTATAGAACCGGATTTGACTTATCCGGGGAGATTTAATTTCAAAAAAACAAAAATTCTTGATCCAATTAAAAAAGAATATTATGCTGGAAAAGTAGTGGTATTGGTAAACGAACAAACTCAAAGTATGGCCGAATATTCTACAATGTTTTTGCAAGCAGGAGATAATGTGGTAACTATTGGAAGTCAGACTGCGGGAGCAGACGGAGATATATCCAGAATAGAATTTTTAACTTTCAAATCAGCAATTAGTGGTCTGGGAGTTTTTTATCCAGATGGAACGCCAACGCAACGAGTAGGAGTTAAAGTTGATATTCTGGTTCGTCCTACAATTAAAGGAATTCAGGAAGGTAGAGATGAGGTACTTGAAAAAGCAAAGGAATATCTGGCAAAATAA
- a CDS encoding GNAT family N-acetyltransferase: MELKWKIKPFEALTVHELYDLLKLRSEIFVLEQNCVYLDLDGKDKKALHLIGEYDNKIVAYVRLFDAGISLDNASIGRVVVDANYRDRKWGHDLMREAIAAIKSNFDKDKISIGAQLYLKKFYESHGFVQSSEMYLEDDIPHIEMIRG, from the coding sequence ATGGAATTAAAATGGAAAATAAAGCCGTTTGAGGCATTAACGGTTCATGAGTTGTACGATTTGCTCAAACTAAGAAGTGAGATCTTTGTATTGGAGCAAAACTGCGTCTATTTAGATCTTGACGGAAAAGATAAGAAAGCATTACACCTAATTGGTGAATACGACAATAAAATTGTTGCTTATGTACGTTTATTCGACGCCGGAATCAGCTTAGATAACGCATCGATTGGAAGAGTAGTAGTTGATGCCAATTATCGCGACAGAAAATGGGGACATGACTTAATGCGTGAAGCCATTGCAGCTATAAAATCTAATTTTGATAAAGATAAAATCAGCATTGGTGCACAATTGTATTTAAAGAAATTCTACGAAAGCCACGGATTTGTTCAAAGCAGCGAAATGTATCTTGAAGATGATATTCCGCATATAGAGATGATTCGGGGTTAA
- a CDS encoding DUF4837 family protein, whose product MNKTHFLLLLIPLLLISCLKNEKPEPVSGKTNSISIIIDDQLWYGEVGDSIRNKFASPVLGLTQEEPLFTINQYPARLLEGFVTDSRSIIIVKKATTDKFEITHSKSLPHNTFRIYGKSVDDIICSIELNSAQIIKIIRDAEIQKIQEDNSKSLLNPTVIKNKFHIDMQIPTGYEYMLHKRNFIWLKKDIISGSTSLLIYQIPIRNFKKSSDLVDNIIKMRDSVGFYIKGREPNTRMITGEAYAPYFSTTMLDGKKAYETKGNWELKNDFMAGPFINYAIVDEMYNRILVIEGFCYSPSNQERDLMFDLEAIIKSVKIDKR is encoded by the coding sequence ATGAATAAAACCCATTTTTTATTGCTGCTAATTCCGTTGCTATTGATTTCGTGTTTAAAAAACGAGAAACCTGAGCCCGTATCCGGTAAAACCAACTCAATTTCTATTATTATAGACGATCAGTTGTGGTATGGAGAAGTAGGCGACAGTATTCGAAATAAATTTGCTTCACCAGTTTTGGGCCTCACCCAGGAGGAACCTTTATTTACCATAAATCAATATCCGGCACGTCTGCTTGAAGGTTTCGTTACCGATAGCCGAAGCATTATCATAGTCAAGAAAGCCACTACAGATAAGTTCGAAATTACCCATAGTAAATCTTTACCCCATAACACCTTTCGTATTTACGGTAAATCTGTCGATGACATTATTTGCAGTATCGAGCTCAATTCAGCACAAATAATTAAGATTATTCGCGATGCCGAAATTCAGAAAATTCAGGAAGACAATAGCAAATCACTATTAAATCCCACCGTTATAAAAAATAAGTTTCACATCGATATGCAAATCCCAACGGGCTATGAATACATGTTGCACAAGAGAAATTTTATTTGGCTTAAAAAAGACATTATAAGCGGTAGTACAAGTTTACTTATTTACCAAATCCCAATTCGTAATTTTAAGAAAAGTTCAGATCTTGTAGATAATATTATAAAAATGCGCGATTCAGTAGGTTTTTATATAAAAGGCCGCGAACCCAATACCCGAATGATTACAGGTGAAGCCTACGCGCCCTATTTTTCTACTACAATGCTTGACGGAAAAAAGGCCTATGAAACCAAAGGGAACTGGGAACTTAAAAACGATTTTATGGCAGGACCTTTTATCAATTATGCCATTGTTGACGAAATGTACAATCGTATTTTGGTTATTGAAGGATTTTGTTATTCGCCATCAAATCAGGAAAGAGATTTAATGTTCGATTTAGAAGCAATTATAAAATCAGTAAAAATTGATAAACGATAA